Proteins co-encoded in one Melioribacteraceae bacterium genomic window:
- a CDS encoding PorV/PorQ family protein, producing MLKKIFITLTLSASLISAQSAGNSGVAFLKLGTGARNIAMSDLGVISGSELTSIQYNPAQLSVLRLTQLSFSHNSLFQDLSSEIFSASIVAFGLPFALNVNTTSISDIEIRNIPGDPISKFNANYFSAGLSTAFNVIENLHAGVTFRYIYENLYSDEASGYGFDLGVLYSGLINNLSVGASLRNIGSMSMMRNESTKQPIDFRAGASYSIDFGQSKIKMNAIGGIQKYLDDESLHLHVGTELVYDDAFFVRGGYLTGSDSKNISAGFGLKWKGLNIDYAYVPVKYGLGDNNIITFIYTF from the coding sequence ATGCTAAAAAAAATATTTATAACTCTTACATTATCTGCTTCATTAATCTCGGCACAGTCAGCAGGAAATTCAGGTGTAGCTTTCCTCAAACTCGGCACGGGGGCACGGAATATTGCTATGAGCGATCTCGGTGTTATAAGTGGAAGTGAGTTAACTTCAATTCAATATAATCCGGCTCAGCTTTCAGTTCTGAGATTAACGCAGTTGTCATTCTCTCATAATTCTTTGTTTCAGGATCTGAGTTCGGAAATTTTTTCTGCAAGCATTGTTGCTTTCGGACTTCCGTTTGCTCTTAATGTAAATACTACATCAATTTCTGATATCGAAATAAGAAACATTCCCGGCGACCCTATCTCAAAATTTAACGCAAATTATTTCTCTGCCGGGCTATCAACAGCATTTAATGTTATTGAGAATCTTCATGCGGGTGTTACTTTCAGGTATATATATGAAAATTTGTATTCCGATGAAGCATCGGGATACGGCTTCGATCTTGGTGTCCTTTATTCCGGACTGATAAACAATCTATCGGTCGGTGCTTCATTGAGGAATATCGGCTCAATGAGTATGATGAGAAATGAATCTACAAAACAGCCGATCGATTTCAGAGCCGGCGCTTCCTATTCAATCGACTTCGGACAGTCAAAAATAAAAATGAATGCCATCGGAGGAATTCAGAAGTATCTGGATGATGAATCGCTCCACCTGCACGTCGGGACGGAATTGGTTTACGATGATGCTTTTTTTGTCAGAGGCGGTTATTTAACCGGATCGGATTCAAAGAATATTAGTGCGGGTTTCGGATTGAAATGGAAAGGTCTGAATATTGACTATGCTTACGTCCCGGTTAAGTATGGCCTGGGTGATAATAATATCATTACTTTTATATATACATTTTAA
- a CDS encoding GNAT family N-acetyltransferase translates to MEIIKYSEDWKEKWDQFVLESNNGTMFHLQKFLDYHTPGKFRFDHLIFTKYGKIEAVLPGALRNGIYESPIGASYGSIVTKDIKFAEAMEIVSALLDYGKKNNIKEFELTSAPMIYEKYQNQNLEFAMRWLGFDYKLHYISSAINLRKGEDYLLRFSPTTRRNVRKTFRIKDLRIEINERYDQFYPILVENKAKHNSKPTHSYDDLIKLKQLLPNNLVLFMVYLGEKPIGGSLVFIANRNVALCFYNMMLYEFAEYKPMHRIMYDVVNYATDKGYSYVDIGVSQDTKAENPMTPSMSLIEFKEQFDAKTIMRNNLSIKL, encoded by the coding sequence ATGGAAATCATCAAGTATTCTGAAGACTGGAAAGAAAAGTGGGATCAATTTGTTCTGGAATCGAACAACGGTACAATGTTTCACCTCCAGAAATTTTTAGACTACCACACACCTGGCAAATTCCGTTTCGATCATCTAATATTCACTAAATATGGGAAAATAGAGGCGGTTCTGCCCGGTGCATTGCGCAATGGTATTTATGAATCTCCGATCGGAGCCAGTTACGGATCTATTGTTACCAAGGATATTAAATTTGCAGAAGCAATGGAAATTGTTTCGGCTCTGCTGGATTACGGTAAAAAAAATAATATTAAGGAATTCGAACTGACTTCGGCGCCAATGATATATGAGAAGTATCAAAACCAGAATCTTGAATTCGCAATGAGATGGCTCGGTTTTGATTACAAACTCCATTATATATCTAGTGCAATTAATCTAAGGAAGGGTGAGGATTACCTTCTTAGATTTTCGCCAACAACTAGAAGAAATGTCCGCAAGACTTTCCGAATTAAAGATCTGCGGATTGAAATTAACGAGAGGTACGATCAGTTTTATCCGATATTAGTTGAAAACAAAGCTAAGCATAATTCAAAGCCGACGCATTCCTACGATGATTTAATAAAATTAAAACAGCTTCTCCCAAATAATCTTGTCCTTTTTATGGTCTATCTCGGTGAAAAACCAATCGGTGGCTCGCTGGTTTTTATTGCTAATAGAAATGTAGCTCTCTGTTTTTATAACATGATGCTTTATGAGTTTGCAGAATATAAGCCGATGCACAGAATTATGTACGATGTTGTTAATTATGCCACAGATAAAGGTTACTCCTACGTCGATATTGGCGTTTCCCAGGATACTAAAGCGGAAAATCCGATGACGCCCAGTATGAGCCTGATTGAATTCAAAGAACAATTTGATGCCAAAACGATAATGCGCAATAATCTCAGTATTAAACTTTAA
- a CDS encoding glycosyltransferase: MQKKVCIAFLGNALHDSRIVNLTNSLKNDGSSVKVISFDWFISNQPFNDDTYTVNKLKKGSLSILFYLRFAIILLRELIKCRADLFFAEDFYTLPIVTIVGKFKRAKIFYNSRELYAFLGGLRNRPFLQSIVKSIEKLFIKRVELVLTTGEMDSRFLENFYGINNTLVIRNIPLLQQPEKVIDFRAKYSLNKDTFILIYQGVLLEGRGIPLIIKALEKLPGTVLIILGDGEQKNNFSNQAVKANISDRVFFAGTVSQKELINFTAGGDLGLSLIENISVSYYHALPNKMFEYIMAGVPVLASDLPQMKMIIEKYQVGEAINISNPESIVDAVLKLKSDTELLKKYKTNCLTASRELNWQEEYNRVRNKILD, from the coding sequence ATGCAGAAAAAAGTATGCATAGCATTTCTTGGCAACGCACTTCACGATTCCCGTATTGTCAACCTAACTAATTCACTTAAAAATGACGGATCCAGCGTAAAGGTTATTTCGTTCGACTGGTTTATAAGCAATCAGCCTTTTAATGACGATACATATACTGTCAATAAACTGAAGAAGGGAAGTCTGTCGATTCTTTTTTATCTCCGCTTTGCTATTATACTTCTAAGAGAATTGATTAAGTGCAGAGCGGATCTCTTTTTTGCAGAGGATTTTTATACACTTCCGATTGTTACTATAGTCGGTAAATTTAAAAGAGCGAAAATATTTTATAACAGCCGCGAACTTTATGCCTTCCTCGGCGGGTTACGTAACAGGCCGTTCCTTCAGTCGATTGTTAAATCAATTGAAAAACTGTTCATTAAGAGAGTTGAGCTCGTACTCACAACCGGCGAGATGGATTCCCGCTTCCTCGAGAACTTCTATGGAATTAATAACACATTAGTTATTAGAAATATTCCTCTGCTTCAGCAACCCGAAAAGGTAATTGACTTTAGAGCAAAATACAGCCTGAATAAAGATACGTTCATTTTAATTTACCAGGGAGTTCTGCTTGAGGGGAGAGGCATACCGCTAATTATTAAAGCCTTGGAGAAATTACCCGGCACCGTTCTTATTATTCTGGGCGATGGTGAACAGAAAAATAATTTCAGTAATCAGGCCGTTAAAGCAAACATCTCGGATAGAGTCTTTTTTGCCGGGACTGTCAGTCAGAAGGAACTGATCAATTTTACTGCAGGGGGGGACTTAGGTCTATCCTTAATAGAAAATATAAGTGTCAGCTATTATCATGCTCTTCCGAACAAAATGTTTGAGTATATAATGGCCGGTGTTCCCGTACTTGCATCCGATCTTCCGCAAATGAAAATGATCATAGAAAAATATCAGGTCGGCGAGGCAATTAATATCTCCAATCCGGAAAGTATTGTTGATGCTGTCCTTAAATTAAAATCTGATACTGAATTATTGAAAAAATATAAGACTAACTGTTTAACAGCTTCGCGTGAATTGAATTGGCAGGAAGAATATAACAGAGTCCGGAATAAAATATTAGATTAA
- a CDS encoding glycosyltransferase family 9 protein has product MTKQKRILIVRPDRIGDVVLSTPLPREIKKQFPGSFVAVLLRKYTRDIYENNPYVDKILLIDDIPENSIESFWKKVNEVRHFRFTHSLTLLPTERLNYLLFFAGIPYRVGVGHKLYQALTFTRYVSRKKYIPLRHESDYCMDLARKIGVVADNLGSEIHLTDDEKKKASELRNQYLSGRKFIVGIHSTSGNSAPNWGEEYYRKLIDLLRQRNDVRIAVTDNQPPDSLKDIPDLVYPNSGNQSLRESIVNFVTLDLLISASTGPMHICAALKIKTLSMFCPLTACSPKLWGPVGNLSKIILPSENYCGTICPGDPKKCTFEGNGGIEVERVLNSLNDIID; this is encoded by the coding sequence ATGACAAAACAGAAAAGGATTTTAATTGTGCGGCCGGACAGGATTGGCGATGTTGTCCTTTCAACACCGTTGCCCCGTGAAATTAAAAAGCAATTCCCCGGTTCGTTCGTTGCAGTGCTTCTGCGTAAATACACCAGGGATATCTATGAAAACAATCCTTACGTTGATAAAATTCTTCTGATTGACGATATACCGGAAAATTCTATCGAATCATTCTGGAAAAAAGTTAATGAGGTAAGGCATTTCCGTTTTACTCATTCCTTAACTTTACTGCCTACTGAACGATTGAATTACCTGCTTTTTTTTGCCGGTATCCCGTATCGTGTGGGAGTAGGTCATAAATTATATCAGGCCCTAACGTTTACACGGTATGTATCCCGGAAGAAATATATCCCGCTACGTCACGAGTCGGATTATTGTATGGATCTCGCTAGAAAGATCGGAGTTGTAGCGGACAATCTGGGTTCTGAGATACATCTTACAGATGATGAAAAGAAAAAAGCATCAGAGTTAAGAAATCAATATCTGAGCGGGCGAAAATTTATCGTCGGCATCCATTCTACAAGCGGTAACTCTGCCCCTAACTGGGGAGAAGAGTATTACAGAAAATTGATTGATTTACTGCGTCAGCGTAATGATGTCAGAATTGCGGTTACCGATAATCAACCGCCTGATTCGTTAAAAGATATTCCTGATCTTGTCTATCCGAATTCCGGCAATCAATCGCTGCGTGAATCAATTGTAAATTTTGTTACTCTCGATCTACTTATATCTGCAAGCACCGGACCAATGCACATTTGCGCTGCTCTTAAAATCAAAACACTTTCAATGTTCTGTCCTTTAACTGCCTGTTCTCCAAAGCTCTGGGGACCGGTGGGTAATCTGAGTAAAATCATTCTTCCGTCTGAGAATTACTGTGGTACAATATGTCCGGGTGACCCGAAGAAATGTACGTTCGAGGGTAATGGTGGAATAGAAGTAGAAAGAGTCTTAAATTCTCTTAACGACATAATCGATTGA
- the glgC gene encoding glucose-1-phosphate adenylyltransferase, translating into MAYTGSTILRKTLIMVLAGGQGERLFPLTKFRTKPSVPFGGKYRIIDFTLSNCLNSGFRKIFVLTQYKSDSLNRHLYEAWNIFNPELGEFIYSIPPQFKTSNNWYLGTANAIQQNFNLLEDENYEWILILSGDHIYKMDYLKMIQYHLEKGAELTISSIEVPKSTANRFGVIEIDDSYKVNSFIEKPKNPPSIPGKDAFSFVNMGIYVFNVSALKEVFQKTDQEKIHNHDFGKDVIPYMLKNNYKVQAYRFVDENKKDEPYWVDVGTIDSYYAASMDLISIDPHFNLYDFDWPLRTQQRQFPPTKTVSHEGERVGRAFNSAISDGTIISGGLVERSIVGFNVRVNSYSYVTDSIIMDNCKIGRHARIRRAIIDKNVVIPEATEIGFDPEADKKRFTVSETGIVVIPKNYIFK; encoded by the coding sequence ATGGCTTATACTGGATCGACGATACTTCGCAAAACATTGATAATGGTTTTAGCCGGAGGACAGGGAGAACGATTATTCCCTCTTACAAAATTCAGGACGAAACCATCTGTACCATTCGGAGGGAAATACAGAATAATCGATTTTACGTTATCAAACTGTCTTAACTCAGGTTTCAGAAAAATTTTTGTACTAACTCAATACAAATCCGATTCACTTAACCGTCACCTTTACGAAGCCTGGAATATATTCAATCCGGAATTAGGTGAATTTATCTATTCAATTCCTCCGCAATTCAAAACGAGTAATAACTGGTATCTTGGCACAGCCAATGCTATTCAACAGAATTTCAACCTGCTGGAGGATGAAAATTATGAATGGATACTGATCCTTTCGGGAGACCATATTTACAAGATGGACTACCTTAAGATGATTCAGTATCATCTTGAAAAAGGCGCCGAGCTAACGATTTCCAGCATTGAAGTCCCCAAAAGCACTGCTAACCGATTCGGTGTTATCGAAATTGACGATAGCTACAAAGTTAACTCGTTCATTGAAAAACCCAAGAATCCCCCATCAATTCCGGGCAAAGATGCTTTTTCATTTGTTAATATGGGAATTTATGTTTTCAATGTAAGTGCACTAAAGGAAGTTTTTCAAAAAACCGATCAGGAAAAAATTCATAATCACGACTTCGGAAAAGATGTTATTCCCTATATGCTTAAAAATAATTACAAGGTTCAGGCATACCGTTTTGTAGATGAAAATAAGAAGGATGAACCATACTGGGTGGATGTAGGAACAATCGACAGTTACTATGCTGCCAGTATGGATCTGATAAGCATTGATCCACATTTCAACCTATATGATTTCGATTGGCCTTTAAGAACCCAGCAAAGGCAATTCCCGCCGACCAAAACAGTATCGCATGAAGGTGAAAGAGTGGGTAGAGCTTTTAATTCTGCAATTTCCGACGGTACAATAATTTCCGGAGGCCTTGTTGAAAGATCAATAGTCGGCTTCAACGTTAGAGTTAACAGTTATTCGTACGTTACCGATTCGATAATAATGGATAATTGTAAGATCGGCAGGCACGCGAGAATAAGAAGAGCGATTATTGACAAAAACGTTGTTATACCCGAAGCAACCGAGATCGGTTTTGATCCGGAAGCCGATAAGAAAAGGTTCACGGTTTCTGAGACAGGAATTGTTGTGATCCCCAAAAATTATATATTTAAATAA
- a CDS encoding M1 family metallopeptidase, translated as MDLKEIDSEFIEEYNDSSQHKLDVLHYNIKIELLPETGTIKGDVTLTLTSNPYDRQNLILNFYDNLKINSVFLNNRPAKYSRSETSISIEKGEYVTDTSFVRIKYEGKPKSLGFGSFKFDDMNGSKLIYTLNEPVFASTWFPCIDRPDDKALADIYITNDSSFVSLSNGRLKGISVDKDKRTYHWKLFYPISTYLIALYSGNYKTYSDKFISAGGDTVDLFCYALPDKFEDAVRDFSDHKKYLEVFEELFGVYPFPKEKYSIAQFNWVYGAMEHQTITGLGTDFISGRKLFRDMIIHELAHQWWGNAVGPATWRDIWLNEGFSTYSEALYWERTIGADALRTTLAAKFGTFRRGNLHNPDNHLFSSLVYDKGAWVLHMLRKETGDSTFFKILRNYYQRYKYKNASTGDFKKIAEEVSGKNLKQFFDQWVFTGEGIIEAGYSYRVEKSDGKFKTIISIKQLQNGYDIYKFPVDIKLVFDNGEQIEKFNISRKDQELIILNDSEPRDVIIDPDKWLLATFELLK; from the coding sequence ATGGATCTTAAAGAGATCGATTCTGAGTTTATTGAAGAATACAATGATAGTTCGCAGCATAAACTTGATGTTCTGCATTACAATATTAAAATTGAACTACTCCCCGAAACCGGGACCATTAAAGGTGATGTGACTCTTACTCTTACTTCAAATCCTTACGACCGGCAGAACCTTATACTTAACTTTTACGACAATCTTAAGATCAATTCCGTTTTCCTGAACAACCGTCCTGCTAAATATTCCAGATCCGAAACAAGCATATCGATTGAAAAAGGCGAGTATGTTACCGACACTTCATTTGTCCGGATTAAGTATGAAGGGAAACCCAAAAGCCTCGGATTCGGTTCGTTCAAATTTGACGATATGAACGGAAGCAAATTGATCTATACTCTTAATGAACCTGTCTTTGCCTCCACCTGGTTCCCCTGTATCGACCGGCCGGATGATAAGGCTCTTGCGGATATCTATATTACTAACGACTCTTCTTTCGTATCTCTTTCGAACGGCAGATTAAAAGGTATTTCAGTTGATAAAGATAAAAGGACTTATCACTGGAAACTGTTCTACCCGATTTCCACTTACCTTATCGCTCTCTATTCCGGTAATTATAAGACTTATTCAGATAAATTTATTTCCGCCGGCGGCGATACTGTGGATCTTTTCTGCTATGCCCTTCCGGATAAGTTTGAAGATGCAGTACGAGATTTTTCCGATCACAAAAAATACCTTGAAGTTTTTGAGGAACTGTTCGGAGTCTATCCTTTTCCCAAAGAGAAATATTCTATTGCCCAGTTCAACTGGGTTTACGGTGCCATGGAACATCAGACAATAACCGGGCTTGGAACAGATTTCATCTCGGGCAGGAAATTATTCAGAGACATGATCATTCATGAACTGGCTCATCAATGGTGGGGGAATGCTGTAGGTCCTGCAACCTGGCGGGATATTTGGCTCAACGAAGGATTCTCAACTTACTCCGAAGCTCTCTACTGGGAAAGGACAATCGGTGCCGATGCTTTAAGAACAACGCTTGCCGCCAAATTCGGAACCTTCAGGCGCGGAAATCTACATAATCCCGATAACCACCTTTTTAGCTCCCTTGTATACGATAAAGGGGCCTGGGTCCTTCATATGCTCAGGAAAGAAACGGGTGATTCAACTTTTTTTAAAATCCTCAGAAACTATTATCAGCGGTATAAGTATAAAAATGCGTCTACCGGGGATTTTAAGAAAATTGCCGAGGAAGTCTCTGGGAAAAACCTAAAACAATTTTTCGACCAGTGGGTATTCACAGGAGAGGGAATTATCGAAGCCGGTTACAGTTACCGGGTGGAAAAATCTGACGGAAAATTCAAAACAATTATATCGATTAAACAGTTACAAAATGGTTACGATATTTATAAATTTCCGGTTGATATTAAACTTGTATTCGATAACGGCGAACAAATTGAAAAATTTAACATATCCCGGAAAGATCAGGAATTGATAATATTAAATGATTCGGAACCCCGGGACGTGATTATCGATCCGGATAAATGGCTCCTTGCTACATTCGAATTATTAAAATAG
- a CDS encoding UDP-2,3-diacylglucosamine diphosphatase, producing MKEKQTYFFISDIHLGLNNREIEKEKEKLLVSFIHYAAKNCDHLYIVGDLFDYWFEYKTVIQKGFFKTLAALTELAESGVKIHYFIGNHDFLHRDFFEKEIGAVMYHDAVDVVLNGKRFFIGHGDGLVKNDTGYKILKKILRNRFLQKIYSAVHPDIGVSIASSTSRKSRDYTAQKDYGTGDGLKETARIKLNSDYDYVIFGHSHLRANEKFNNGFYINLGSWLDSPCYGKFVESFEIIDWK from the coding sequence ATGAAAGAGAAACAGACATATTTTTTTATCTCGGATATCCATCTTGGATTAAATAACCGGGAGATAGAAAAGGAGAAGGAGAAGCTCCTTGTCTCATTCATCCATTATGCCGCAAAAAACTGCGATCATCTCTATATTGTCGGCGATCTGTTCGATTACTGGTTTGAATATAAAACCGTAATTCAGAAAGGATTTTTCAAGACGCTCGCGGCTTTAACCGAACTCGCTGAATCCGGTGTTAAGATCCATTACTTCATCGGGAATCATGATTTCCTTCACAGGGATTTTTTCGAAAAGGAGATCGGAGCAGTGATGTATCATGATGCGGTTGATGTGGTCCTGAACGGTAAACGTTTTTTCATCGGTCACGGAGACGGACTGGTGAAGAATGATACCGGGTATAAAATTTTAAAGAAGATTTTAAGGAACCGGTTTTTGCAAAAAATTTATTCCGCGGTTCATCCGGATATCGGTGTAAGTATTGCAAGTTCAACTAGCAGAAAGAGCAGGGATTATACGGCACAAAAGGATTATGGCACAGGTGATGGATTGAAGGAAACTGCCAGAATCAAATTGAATTCCGACTACGATTATGTAATCTTCGGACATTCACACCTGCGTGCAAATGAAAAATTTAATAACGGATTTTACATTAACCTCGGAAGCTGGCTCGATTCTCCCTGTTATGGAAAATTTGTAGAATCTTTCGAGATTATCGACTGGAAATAA
- a CDS encoding PBP1A family penicillin-binding protein: MNNQAHNSKAPLKKKKRKSWRYIFLFIGFILIAASILFMRYIFDGLPSLEQLENPRQQLASNVYSIDGELIGQFFNENRVEVSVDSIPQHVINALIATEDKKFYSHWGVDVERFIKAMFKTVFLFKREGASTITQQLAKNLYKLKSRNETSAGTVVRKIQEWITAIQIEKTYTKREILEMYFNISWFGHSAYGISMASKVYFDKSVKDLTVSDAGVLVALLKSAVIYDPFNKYDNAFRRRNLVLFNMIEDGFLSKEQYDKLKIEPIKLSYKKIEEGIKGTIAPHFVEYVRQQMTKLAEKYGYDLYQDGLNIYTTLDSRMQRIANKAAELHLNEFQKQFDKSWNWNNYKGVLGELIDKSIKQRIEYKSASTQDEKRIVYNRLRNNSAFIDSLKKVGEKIEVGFVALDVKTGQIKAMVGGRDQKFLYGLNHVTQIRRQPGSSFKPVVYSVAIDNGLYPAYPIMNQPFDYNGWSPRNFDGKFGGFTTLRDALKHSVNVVAARLIIEDYAPMWKIIRFAEKMGIKSKLEPYPSIALGTSLVTPLEMTSAFATLANHGIYNEPISILKIEDKDGVLIDRFTNQTFEAIPEETSYIVTDMLKSAIDEGSGAGARARYNFQRPAAGKTGTTQDYADAWFIGYTPQIAAGAWVGFDDQRISFTGDYGQGARAAMPVWAIFMHDVYEQLQLPMEDFAPPSNGNVVPVRFCRESIYELGDPKLYSNDCRTGVLVDIMNIRDMPASFDAFRDTTMKIFDRYSVKDTSHEAREIR; this comes from the coding sequence ATGAACAATCAGGCTCATAATTCTAAAGCTCCCTTAAAAAAGAAGAAAAGGAAATCCTGGCGTTATATTTTCCTCTTCATCGGTTTTATTTTAATTGCTGCCTCTATACTATTTATGCGTTATATTTTCGACGGCCTTCCTTCTCTGGAACAACTTGAAAATCCGCGCCAGCAATTAGCCAGCAACGTTTATAGCATCGACGGCGAACTGATAGGACAGTTCTTCAATGAAAACAGGGTGGAAGTAAGCGTAGACAGCATTCCGCAGCATGTTATTAATGCGTTGATTGCTACGGAGGATAAAAAGTTCTATAGTCACTGGGGCGTGGATGTAGAACGTTTTATTAAGGCGATGTTTAAAACGGTTTTCTTATTTAAAAGGGAAGGCGCAAGCACAATTACACAGCAGCTTGCAAAAAACCTTTATAAACTGAAATCCCGTAACGAAACTTCCGCTGGTACTGTCGTTAGAAAAATTCAGGAATGGATTACCGCTATCCAGATCGAGAAAACTTATACTAAGAGAGAAATTCTCGAGATGTATTTCAATATCTCTTGGTTTGGCCATAGTGCTTATGGTATAAGTATGGCATCCAAAGTCTACTTCGATAAGAGTGTTAAAGATCTTACGGTATCCGATGCCGGTGTTCTTGTTGCCCTCCTTAAATCCGCTGTAATATATGACCCTTTCAATAAATATGATAATGCGTTTAGAAGAAGAAATCTTGTTCTGTTCAATATGATTGAAGATGGTTTCCTGTCAAAAGAACAATACGATAAACTGAAAATTGAACCGATAAAATTATCATATAAAAAAATTGAAGAGGGTATAAAAGGTACTATCGCGCCTCACTTTGTAGAGTATGTCCGTCAGCAGATGACAAAACTCGCGGAAAAATACGGATACGATCTCTATCAGGACGGATTGAATATCTATACAACTCTCGACAGCCGTATGCAGAGAATTGCTAACAAAGCAGCCGAGCTTCATCTCAATGAATTCCAGAAACAGTTCGATAAATCATGGAACTGGAATAATTATAAAGGTGTGCTCGGAGAACTGATTGATAAATCGATTAAGCAGAGAATAGAATATAAATCGGCTTCTACTCAGGATGAAAAGCGGATTGTCTATAACCGCCTGAGAAATAATTCTGCTTTTATTGATTCATTAAAAAAAGTCGGTGAAAAAATTGAAGTCGGTTTCGTCGCACTCGATGTTAAAACAGGTCAGATCAAAGCAATGGTTGGCGGAAGGGATCAGAAATTCTTATACGGACTCAATCACGTTACTCAAATACGCCGGCAGCCGGGATCATCATTCAAACCGGTTGTTTATTCTGTTGCTATTGATAACGGTCTTTATCCTGCCTACCCGATAATGAACCAGCCGTTCGATTATAATGGGTGGAGCCCGAGAAACTTCGATGGCAAATTTGGCGGATTTACAACTCTAAGGGATGCCCTCAAGCATTCCGTAAACGTTGTTGCGGCAAGACTTATAATTGAAGATTACGCCCCGATGTGGAAAATTATCAGATTTGCAGAGAAGATGGGTATAAAAAGTAAGCTCGAACCTTATCCTTCTATTGCCCTCGGTACATCTCTTGTTACTCCTTTGGAGATGACCTCTGCGTTTGCTACTCTGGCAAATCATGGTATTTATAACGAACCGATCTCAATACTCAAAATTGAGGATAAGGATGGGGTTCTGATCGACCGGTTTACAAATCAGACATTTGAAGCAATTCCTGAAGAAACTTCCTACATTGTTACTGATATGCTTAAATCCGCAATCGACGAAGGAAGCGGAGCCGGCGCAAGGGCCCGTTACAATTTCCAGCGGCCGGCTGCAGGTAAGACCGGTACTACACAGGATTATGCGGATGCCTGGTTCATCGGCTATACTCCTCAAATTGCTGCGGGTGCCTGGGTCGGTTTCGACGACCAGCGAATTTCCTTTACAGGTGATTACGGACAGGGTGCCAGAGCAGCTATGCCTGTCTGGGCTATCTTTATGCACGATGTATATGAACAGCTTCAGCTTCCGATGGAAGACTTTGCACCTCCGTCAAACGGAAATGTCGTTCCGGTCAGATTCTGCAGGGAATCGATTTATGAACTGGGGGATCCGAAACTCTATTCCAATGACTGCCGTACCGGAGTATTGGTAGATATCATGAACATAAGGGATATGCCGGCATCCTTCGATGCTTTCAGGGATACAACGATGAAGATATTCGACCGTTATTCTGTTAAAGATACGTCACATGAAGCAAGAGAAATAAGGTAG
- the hpnC gene encoding squalene synthase HpnC, translating into MDKNNITDSDIQIAYSRAIRFTRSHYENFPVVSLFIPEKIRKDVAVVYQFARQADDIADEPLESLPDNISGEKFRIEKLGLFKNELDACLKGEYSSEFWAAFHKTILTYQLDPNSFYDLLSAFEQDVVKKRYTDFKELLDYCRRSANPVGRIILQLFGIKDSNAYKYSDAICTALQLTNFYQDAAVDYEKGRIYIPLDELEKFGVLENLFELKKNNTNFIALLKYQVGRAQKLFDDGRNLLPLLPDRLYRQIQLTILGGEAMLRKIEKINYNVLQFRPKLNKFDLINLLISAYLNGRR; encoded by the coding sequence ATGGATAAAAACAATATTACGGATTCAGATATTCAGATAGCCTATTCAAGAGCAATCCGCTTTACCAGATCCCATTACGAAAATTTTCCTGTCGTCTCTCTTTTTATTCCCGAAAAAATTAGAAAAGATGTTGCCGTGGTTTACCAGTTCGCACGTCAGGCGGATGATATTGCCGATGAACCGCTGGAATCTCTTCCGGATAATATTTCCGGAGAAAAATTCAGAATTGAAAAACTTGGCTTATTTAAAAATGAACTTGATGCATGCCTTAAGGGGGAGTACTCGTCGGAATTCTGGGCGGCATTTCACAAAACAATCCTGACTTATCAACTCGATCCTAATAGCTTTTATGATCTGCTGAGTGCTTTTGAACAGGATGTTGTGAAAAAGAGATATACGGATTTTAAGGAACTGCTCGATTACTGCAGGCGCTCTGCTAATCCGGTTGGCAGAATTATTCTGCAACTATTTGGAATAAAAGACAGCAATGCTTATAAATATTCCGACGCAATTTGTACTGCCTTACAGCTTACAAATTTTTACCAGGATGCTGCAGTTGATTATGAGAAGGGAAGAATCTATATACCTTTGGATGAATTGGAGAAATTCGGTGTACTTGAAAATCTGTTTGAGTTGAAAAAAAATAATACTAATTTTATAGCGCTGTTAAAATATCAGGTCGGTAGAGCACAGAAGTTATTTGATGATGGAAGGAACCTGCTTCCGCTTCTTCCGGACCGTCTTTACAGGCAGATTCAACTGACGATTCTCGGCGGTGAAGCAATGCTGAGAAAAATTGAAAAAATAAATTATAATGTGCTTCAGTTTCGGCCAAAGCTTAATAAATTTGATCTGATCAACCTTTTAATCAGTGCATATTTAAATGGCAGAAGATAA